The Jaculus jaculus isolate mJacJac1 chromosome 3, mJacJac1.mat.Y.cur, whole genome shotgun sequence genome includes the window ACGAGGTGgtcacatgcatctcgagttcatttacaacagctgaaggccatggcatgcctattctccttctttctccctctatttctctctctctctctctctctttctctccctctttctctcaaatcaacaaactaaataaatatgagaaaagaaagtgcatttaaccattgagtaatgtctccagccccaatcatttTATTTGACtactaaaaaaaatactaaaaattaagacaagggctggagagatggcttagcggttaagcgcttgcctgtgaagcctaaggaccccggttcgaggctcggttccccaggtcccacgctagccagatgcacaagggggtgcacgtgtctggaattcgtttgcagcagctggaagccatggcgcgcccattctctctctctctctctctgcctatttctctctctgtcactctcaaataaataaataaaaatgaacaaaaaaaaaagtttaaaaattaagacaatatcaCATTTCCTGTCATAtattgaacatgcacacacagaaacacacgtGACATGAATGTAAAAGAGGGATTATTTTTTGAAGGAAGGGGACTAGAGGGAGAGGACAGGAGGTACAAGAGAGGGTACAAAGTTCATAACATACTTGAACAAAAAAATGTCATCATAAAACCCATCACTTTGTACAGTGaattttaattcataaaatatGTTAATTGAAGTTATCTGTGGAGAAGTCATGAGGTTCTTCCAGCCCAaagtaaatggagaaataaatatGCTCTATAGAGTATAAGGGGAACTTTATACCATGGATTAAAGCAATGACTTCTCAGAAGAGGTCCTGTCCAGAGGACTTCACACAGAAATTTCCATTGACAACATGTTCCTATTCCTCATGTCactgcaaaaaaagaagaagaagaaaaaaaagactgatttACTTTGCTCTTTAGTTTCTACATACTCATGTGCTGAACTAACTAAATATTGGGTGTGTCAAGTGAGTTGCAATAGCAAGCACAGGACTAGAAGGAGAGGGAGTCATATCATTACACACTGACTGTGGATTAGCTAGACAGCTCACCAAACTCTCCTTGGAAACCCTGTCTGTGTTCCTTCTTTATATCTAACAGCTGGAAAGCTATGTCTGCATTTCTCTGCACTTTAATGCCACATGCTTAACTGTGATGCACTTAGTTTCTGCCCACTTTGAATTCACTCACTACTGACTTAGGCAATGTCTCAGGACCATAGTCCCCAACCTTCTCAATGAGAAATTTCTGTgtctaaacaaaattaaattataatttccCCAAGAATTCCAGACTAATATTTTAGGTTAACAGTACAAGAGTACACTAGAGAgcttatttaaacaaaaactaTGGGGTCCCACTTCTTAGATTTCCTTAGAAATTTACGACATCTTAGAAAAGTCCTCATAATTTGTATGTTTAATAAATTTTGGGGGGTTACTAATGATGCTGGTGTGGGGATCCTACACTGAGAAACATGTTTCTAAACTCGGttccttgtgtttctttttactCCTGCAGCACAGCAGACAAACAGCCGTCCAGTACCTGAGAGGGTCAGAAGAGAGgaacagcaggcttttcaagcttTAGTCACCCAGCTTCttatttaatgcaatttcaattcAGTAGGTTGAAGGTAGAGCCTAAGATCCTATTTCTTTAATAAGCTATGGGATGTATCAATGCTGCTATTTATTGGGCCATACTTGGAGAGTGAAGGTTCTAACCATTTTATTCAGTGGTGTGTCTGCAGGCAGTAAGACATTAACCCTCTCTTCATCCTTTCCTATCAAAGCAACCACTCCAGGTAACCACTCTTACCCTTCATAAGGAACTTCCACGCCACACAATATAGCCTCTGCTTATTTccacatatatgaaaatactaAATCCCCatgacatcttttttaaaaattttttgtttatttttatttatttgtttgagagcaacagagagataaagaggcagagagagagagagagagagaatgggcacaccagggcctccagccactgcaaacgaactctagacgcgtgcacccccttgtgcatctggctaaagtgggtcttggggaatcgagcctcgaaccagggtccttaggctgcacaggcaagtacttaaccactaagccatctctgaagcccccaTAACATCTTTTTTTGCCTTTAAATTTACCATATCTTTCTTGGTGATAGTAGAATTAGCTATGTTCAAGCCTGTTTCTCCAGCAAGCCTTCCATTAATCCCAAACATGACAAATGAATATTTCTCAAGGCCTCTGTTGTTCTTTACTACATTTCCCTTAACATAAATTATGTTCTGTTAATTTGAAAACATACTATAACATTCTTAGCAGCTAGATAAAGGATTTTCGCATAGTGGATGCTCATTATCTATGTACAGCATTTTATTAAATTAGACATTCCTTTATTGATTCTAAATTCACAGCTATAAAAAGTCTagccctcttcctcctttcctccttgctTTAACATTCTTTTGGCAGACAGGTCTTATTTTGTCCTCCAAAGGGGCTCCCTCAGGGTCTTAGCCTTTCTCAGGTCTGGGATTTACAGAAGACCTTGAGGATCCCTCTGCGGATCTCCTTGGTCTTTACGCTGTAGATGATGGGGTTGAGCATGGGAGGTACGAACAGGTAGACATTGGACATCATGACATGGACGACAGCTGGGGCACTTTTCCAGAAGCGGTGGATCATGGAGACAGCAATTATGGGCACATAAAATGCTAGCACTGCACAAATGTGTGACATACAGGTGTTGAGTGCCTTGAGCCGCTGTTCCTGGGCTGCAATGGCCAACACCGCTCTCAAGATCAGCGCGTAGGAAAGAAGGATACAAGATGAGTCCACACCGTAGGTGAAGATGACCACAAACAGTCCATAGATGTTGTTAACACGGACGTCTCCACACGCCACTGTCATGAGATCAGGATGGAGGCAGTACGAGTGATGCAGAACGTTCCCCTTGCAGAAGGGCAGTCGCTTCACcagaaaggggaaagggaagagggtGGTGAAACTCTTCGTCAGAATACCCAGACCCATAGCCAAGATGCGGCTGTTGGTGAGCACGGTGGCGTAGTGCAGCGGGTCACAAATAGCCACAAAGCGATCAAAGCTCATGGCCAGAAGGATGCCTGATTCCATGAAAGAGAAAGTGTGAATGAAGAACATCTGCACCAGGCAGGCATCAAAGCCAACGTGGCGGTAGCTGAAGCAGAAGGTGGCCAGCACCGTGGGAAGCGTAGACAGGGACACACCCAGGTCATTGAGAGAGAGCATagagaggaagaagtacatgggctGGTGCAGAGCCGGCTCTCGAACCACCAGGGCAAGGATGCTGGAGTTGCCTATGATGGAGATGAGGTAGAGGATGCAGAAAATCAGAGCAACCCAGGCCTGGCCGGTCTGTATCCCGGGAATGCCCGTCAGCTGGAGTGTGGCAGGCTGGAAGGGCGTGTCATTGAGGCCCAGCATGGCAGGCAGGTAGGAAAATACAGGTGGGGAATGGGCCCAAAAGATTACGTTGGGAAATTTCTTCGCTTTCTTTCAGATATCCTGTCTCCAACACGAAAGAGATTTAAAGTACGTGTCTATATTTCTGCCTCCCTCATTATATTCCAAGTTTTCTTTGAGAAAGGAACTTATTTCTACTCATTTCTGTACCACTATGGCCCAGCATACTCTCTAGTCTATAGTTAAATCTATGGActaatgaccaaatgggtgcgtATAACACGGCAGGGCAACAAGGTAGAAAACAGCATAGAAGAACCCCTCTAGTCCCCAGCATGGTGGCAGTAGCCTGCAATTTTCTTATCCGTTCTAGAAGTCACATCCTGGAACTCTGAGAGAGTAGAAATTAGGACAGAACAGGAGTTGGAGTATTGTCTGTGCCTCTGGGAACACCCCAGTTGATGGCATAGGCAGAGTGCCCACAACCCCAAAATCATGGCTTCAATAAGCTTTGCTCAAATTTCATCTCAGGCTTCTCACCCCTGAAGGAGTCATCATCAAAAACTAgtcaactgggctggagggatggcttagtggttaaggcgtttgcctgcaaagccaaagaaccctggtttgatttcccaggacccacgtaagccagatgcacaaggggcgcatgtgtctggggtttgtttacagtggctggaggccctggcgtgcccattttctccctgtctctcttctatctctatcactctctgcttaaaaaaaaaaaaaaaaactcttcaacCACTGAAATTGATCTTGGATTTTACTGCCAGCTCTCATGAACGCTCATGTCTGCGCATTAGATCAGGGGAGTATAgcaccatcattttttttctgttctgtttgACTATTagggtttcttttatttatttatttatttgagagtgacagagagaaaaagaggcagttagagagaaagagagagaatgggcacaccagggtctccagccactgcaaacgaactccagacgcgtgcgcccccttgtgcatctggctaacgtgggtcctggggaactgagcctcgaaccggcgtccttaggctccacaggcaagcgcttaaccgctaagccatctctccaaccctagagtTTCCTTTTTTTACTACTTTCCTGATTTACTCCCCTTCTTTtaggctggcatttttttttaattttttgttcattttttatttatttatttgagagagacagacatagagagaaagacagatagagggagagagagacaatgggcacaccagggcctccagccactgcaaacgaactccagacgcgtgcgcccccttgtgcatctggctaacgtgggacctggggaactgagcctcgaaccggggtccttaggcttcacaggcaagcgcttaaccgctaagccatctctccagccctaggctggcATTTTtatctcctccttttctctcttcaatATTCACATAATAAGTCATAAACTTTGATAAATTATATTACCAAACCAGCTGTACAAGAGGACCAGattcaaataggaaaaaaaaaatcctgtaaccACTGAAATGTTAAAATTAATTACACCTTTATCTATTTTTACTCCCAGTTTCAGGAGAAGGAACTTCTCTCCTTTTACAAAGACAGCCCTCTGCTTTCAAGACTCCCTTGCCAGTTACCCACGAGGAGACCTCTTACCCTAGTCCACAGTACAGCACCTTCAGGCAtctttcttttctgcctttctcttctgGCAGCTAGTGGGTGCGAGAGCATGCCACCATAAAGCCATGATAGCCTTCCTCTCTAGCCTCCACCCCATGACCCTTCCCCTTCCTTAGTCAAATTTCTTGAAAATGCAATCTCTCCTGATGCCAAAGAGAGGGAGCTGCACTTTACTGTGAATGTGTCTGCCTCCCTGATGGGATTCCAGCATCCGTTCAGAGATCCCGCCTTACTGACCGCGCCCCATGCCTTCGGTTGCTGCTCCCCTCATCGTGTGACCGACACCACACTGGCGCCTTCAAAGCGCATTCCAGCGAACTGTTTTCCTCTTTGTGCACTGACACCATTTCCTTCATGCATTCGGACTCCTTGCCAGAGTTAATACCACTGGTAACCCACCTGTTAAAGCCACTTTCTTCATTAAAGGACGccactttattctttttgtcCCCTATGCTGGCTTCTTCCCGTGttccttctctgtttctgtctttaaGCAGCCACAGTAACTCTGGGAAGAAGAAGGAGCAGTCGGGCTAGTTAAAATTGAGGAGTCATACCATTCAAAGGCTTTGGTAGACTAGCTGGaaggaaggggttcagtggaggagggatgaCACGGGGGGACAAGAGAGCAATGGAAGGAGAGTGTGATCAAAgtatataaatgtatgaaaactgcaaataaaataaaggttttaaGCTTCTTTTTATCAAAATGCTTCTGAAATGATATTTCCATAATACTCACTATCTCAAAACTGAAGCTCTATTCCAGCACTTAAACATAGCTGTTTCCTATGTCATTTACTGTTTCTAGCATTTCCAACCAATCCCTAGCACACTTGATAAACGTAATGAAATTTGTGATGCCAAGAGGCTGGATAGTGCCAAGGTATCCGTGAGTCATAATTCTGAGGTACAGGGGCTCTAAgaagaaattcattttctttggtttctttctcCTCCAACTAAGAAATCAAAGTACTTCCTTCAGTAGtaaaattcattttcctttcttctctacaCATTTTTGCCTTCCCTCCCAGGTTTAAAGTCAATGTCCTTAAGAAGACGTTTTAGATACAGTCTGCACAGATCTGCCCTTCTATCTTTATTCCAAAATGGTCTCcaagtctgaaagaaatggaaagattttTTGGAAGCACCAAAAAGTACTAAAATTTATTCCATATAGGATTAGCCTTGCTGTCTTTAATTCCTGGCGTGCCAATGAAGTATTCTATGTGAGTATTATTTCATCTGCGCTCCGGATCTTCTGGTCATGAAAGCAGCATGGCATGCTTCTCATGAACAACAGTGTTCCACTGTGGCAAAAAttgtgttcttcttttttcatccACAGATTAATACCTCATGATCCCCAACTTCACTACTCTAGGATAAAAGGTCAAAAGATGGAGAcatgacttgtgtgtgtgtgtgtgtgtgtgtgcgtgt containing:
- the LOC101595687 gene encoding olfactory receptor 51I1, which gives rise to MLGLNDTPFQPATLQLTGIPGIQTGQAWVALIFCILYLISIIGNSSILALVVREPALHQPMYFFLSMLSLNDLGVSLSTLPTVLATFCFSYRHVGFDACLVQMFFIHTFSFMESGILLAMSFDRFVAICDPLHYATVLTNSRILAMGLGILTKSFTTLFPFPFLVKRLPFCKGNVLHHSYCLHPDLMTVACGDVRVNNIYGLFVVIFTYGVDSSCILLSYALILRAVLAIAAQEQRLKALNTCMSHICAVLAFYVPIIAVSMIHRFWKSAPAVVHVMMSNVYLFVPPMLNPIIYSVKTKEIRRGILKVFCKSQT